The Desulfurella amilsii region CAAGTAAAGGTATGAGTCCTGGAGCTACCATTTTTTTAATTGATGCTTTTGTTACGATATCAACGCAAGCTGCATAATCGGGCTTTGCTTTTCCTTCTAATATACCTTTGATTTCCCTAAATTGCCTTCTAACTTCTTCCACCATTAAGCCACCCGTTTGTCCAACTGCTTCCATTGACATAGCGCCAAAATAAAATGGTAGCAGACCACCAAGCAATAAGCCTACTATAACGTATGGATTACTTAAATCAAAACTTGTTAAATGTCCACCTATATTTGATGAACTTAAAACCCTTGTATACTCAGCAAATAAAACCAATGCAGCAAGTGCAGCAGAACCTATTGCAAAGCCTTTTGTCACAGCCTTTGTGGTGTTGCCCACAGCATCTAGTGGATCTGTAACTTTTCTTACCGATTCATCTAGTTCAGCCATTTCGGCTATACCACCAGCGTTATCGGTGATTGGTCCATATGAGTCTATGGATATTATGATACCAGTTAAAGACAACATTGAAGCAGCAGCAATACCTATGCCATACAAACCGGCTAATTGAAATGCAAAGTATGTTGTAAGTGCAATTACAATAGCTGGCAGTGCTGGCGCTTTATACATTACAGACATACCCTGAATAATATTAGTTGCATGGCCTGTAACGGAGGATTTTGCTATTGATTTTACTGGCTTAAAACTGTAGGATGTATAATATTCTGTAATTACCATAATAAGCCCAGTAAGTATCATACCAAGCACGCTTGTAATAAAAATATTTATTGTTGGATATTGTCCAATTGTTTGTGGTATAAAACTATTCATTGCAAACCATATTGCAATAAGTGAAATAATGGCTGTTGCCACTAGACCTTTGTAAAACGCCCCCATGATATTACCAGATTTTCCTACATTAACAAAGAAAGTACCAATTATACCAGCAACTGATGCAATTGACACGATAAGCAGTGGAAGCATGCCAGCAATACCCATTAGATTCTTTGGATCAAACAAAGAATGCCCCAAAATCATAGCAGCTACTGTAGTAACTGTAAATGTTTCAAAAACGTCTGCTGCCATACCTGCGCAATCACCTACGTTGTCACCCACATTATCTGCTATAACGGCTGGGTTTCTTGGGTCATCCTCTGGTATTCCAGCTTCAACTTTACCTACAAGGTCTGCGCCAACATCGGCTGCTTTTGTGTAAATACCACCGCCAAGCCTTGCAAAAACACTAATTAAACTTGTACCAAAAGCTAAGCCAATTAAGGCCTTTATGGTATGATCAACCGAATTTCCTAATAAATAAACTGATATATAGTAAAAACCAGCGATTGCCAAAAGCCCAAAACCCGTAACCAAAAAACCCGTTACAGAAGCCCCTGTAAATGATAATCTTAAAGCTTTTTTTAAACCTTCTTTAGCAATATTTGCTGTTCTTACATTGCTTTTTACAGAAACTACCATGCCAATAAACCCGGCAAGGCCTGATAAAAATGCGCCAAGCAAATACCCCATAGCAGTAAGTAGGCCAAAATGACTTGACACAGATCCTAATGCCCACAAAATAGCAAAAATTACAATCGCAACTATTGCTATGTATCTATACTCTCTTGCTAGAAAAGCGTAGGCACCTTCTTGTATAGCTTTTGCTATATCTTTCATGCGCTGCGTCCCTTCTTCTTTTGACATAACTAAATAGGCGCTAATAACAGCGTAAATAATCGAAACCAAAGAACTACCAAAAGCAATTAGCAAAATAGCTTTTGCTACATCCATCCAAAAACCTCCTCTAACTATTAATGATATTTTTTATTTGCAAAGCAAAAGTTTGATAATCAATATTTGCAACACTACACAACCACTCAAGCATTTTTATATCATAACTGCATGTTTTGTCTGGTTGTAAAAAAAGCGTATTTACAATGATACCGCTTGCAAGCAGCAAAGCTATTTTTTTATCCGGAGTAACATTATGCGTTAACAATTCATCCGCTATTATTGCAGCCGTTGCACCAAAGGGTTCTATTCTATATCGTGTTAGACTTGAAGTTTTTATATCTCCAAGTCTATGATGATCTATTATTTCTAATACTTCAGAATCAAAAGTACCCTCTGGTGCATTAATAGAATCAGAATGATCTATTAATATTACCGTTCTTTTTGAATATTTTATAATATCAGTCCTTGTAATAATACCAAGTATATTGCCAAGTGGGTTTAGGACTATAACAGCACGACTTTTTGAGCTATAGACTTTTTCTGTAATATCTTTTACGAATTCTCCTTCTTGAACAACAGAAGGATTTTTATCCGCTATAGTAAAAATGGATGCACTCCACTCTACAAGCCCAGCTGTTGCAAATGAACCGTACAAAGATAAAATAATTGCAACCTGATTTTTCTTTGCTAAATCTATAATTTCTTTTGATGGTTTTGCATTGTTTGAAATAATTAAACATTTAATGCCAATTTCAACAGCCTTCTTTTGTATATCATGCCTATTTGCTACGATTAATATGACATTGCGAGGATCAAAGTTTTGTATTTCTTCTAGAAAACTATTGGCATCCATTGTACCCAAAATTACATTTGCTAAAAATTCTTCATCACTAAAGGGGTCATTTAAAATTTTGCCATCTAATGACTTTGAAATTAAACTAATTTTAGTTTTTATTTTTCTAAATATGTCTGGTATTATAGTAGATATACTTTTTCTTGCAATATCTAGCATGTCTATAGATCCGCAAAATTTATTTTCTTCGTCTACTATAGGTACGATTCTTAAATCCTTTTTTAGCATTAATTTAAAAACATCGGTTATAGGTGCGTTTTTTTCTACAGTAATAATACCTTGTGTCATAATATCGCAAACCTTTAGATTTAGATTTGTGATGAAATTTGGTAAAGATATATTTAAATAGCTTAAAACTTTTTGCGTTTCTACGTTAATGCTTCCACTTGCGCAGGCAATGTATTCATTTTCATTTGAAATTTTATTTTTTAAGTAAGCGTACCCAATACATGAAGCTATACTATCTAAATCAGGATTTTTTCTTCCTATTACAAAAATATGTTTTGCACTTCTCATAAGCTTTCTCCTTTTTTATAACTCAAAGCCGATATTACCATAAATGAAAGAATTTGTAAATTATTAGAACATTATTTTTTTTGGAAATTTCCCTTGAAATTATTACTCAATTGTGATTTAATTTTTCCAACTTACAGGAATGTGGTGGTTTAATGCGCTTAAAAGATAATGTGATTTTGCAATCAGCACTATTAATGCTTGGTTTTGGGGTATTAATTGGTGTTTTATTTCCTTTTTTTAGTGATGTAGTATTGGCGCTGCCAAAAACAAAAGTTTATACGACTGCTTTTTTTGTTGTATGCATAATAGCTGGCATAATTGTTGGCTTCATTGGTTTCCTAATAATAAAAATCACAATTATAAAAAGATTAGGAAACCTAAAAGACAAGATCAATACAATTTCAACAAATATACAAAATTACATAGAAGGTAAAATCAAGTATGTAGAGACATGTACAGATTGTTTTGTTGAAAGCAATAAGGATGTTTATGAGTTAGGCATTAAATATAATTTGTTCATTAGTATCATTAGACAATTTTTCTGGCAGTATCAAAAAAGTGATGAGTTTTATTTAAATCTTAGTGAGTCTTTAGAAATAAAAGAACTTAATAATACTTTTGCTAAATTTATTACTGATAACTTCAATTGCCTTGGTATTGAAATTTTTAACTTGGATAAAACGGGCAATGTAGGCATAGTGTATAGTTATTTAGCAAGGCAAGATCTTTCTGAGAATAAAAAAGAGTCAATCAAAAACATATTGGAAAAAGGTCAATTGGTACGCTTTCAAAACCCAAGTATTGAGGTCAGCATTGCAGTGGTATCTATTAAACCCAAAGAGGTTATATTTATACCAATAGAAACAAAAAAAAGTGAAAGTTATTTAGTTGTATTTTATTTTGATATATACTTAAAACCAGATGATATAAACTTTTTTAAACGATTGATGTATCAATATTCTTTGGCTTTAGAGCGATCCCTTGCGTATGAGCATATGCAAGGGATCGCTGCTATTGATGAGCTTACTGGTATTTATAACAGAAGATTTGGCATGCTTAGGCTCTCAGAAGATTATTCAAGGGCAAAACGCTTTAGTAGCCCATTTTATGTTATGATGTTTGATATAGACCATTTTAAAGACATTAATGATGCGTTTGGCCACCAAACGGGCGATTATATATTAGAACAAGTAGCAAAAATCATAAAGAGTTTATTAAGAATAGAGGATGTTTTATTGCGCTATGGCGGAGATGAATTTGTAGCAGGACTAATATGCAAATTTGAAAATGTTTTAGAAAAGGCACAAAGTATAAGAAATGCTATAGAAAAACAAATTTTTTTATTTAGTGATTTAGAAATCAAAGTTACAATTTCGGTTGGTATTTCAAAAAGCCAGCCAAGCGATGAGGTAAAGCTCGAAAGCCTTATCAAAGAATCGGATGAGGCTTTGTATAATGCTAAAGGCGCCGGACGCAATAGAGTGTGTGCGAAATGATTTTTTTGTTGAATATTTAACAAAGTTTTCGTTTTTTTAAAATGGAAATTTTTTATGTATGGAGGTTGTTGTGAAACGTTTCTATAAACACTTTTTTAGTGTGTTTTTTGCATTGGGATTAGTTTTTTATTTATCATCTTGCGCTACCGTTATGAGTGGGATTGAGAATACGAAACTACAAACTCAAGCCAAAATGAGCAATACTATTTTCTTAAACCCAGTTAGTCCAGCTCAAAAAACAATATATGTGCAGGTTCGCAATACATCACAGGTGCCAATGCCAGATTTGAAAGCTATGGTTATACAAAAATTACAGACAAATGGCTACCGCATTGTTGAAGACCCGCAACAAGCCCACTATTGGCTTCAAGCTAATGTATTGTATATGGGCAAACAAACCCAATTTGCCACATTTGATGGAGCACTTGCTGGAGGTTTTGGTGGCGCTTTGGCTGGTGTTGCAATTGGACAAGGCTATGGGAAAGGTGCTGCTGCATTAGGTGGTGCTGCAGTGGGTTCTTTACTTGGCGCAGCAGTGGGCAGTGCTATTCATGTTGATACCTATTTGGGTGTAGTTGATGTTCAAGTATCAGAGAGAGTAAATGGCACAATTAAACAAACTGTAACTTCAAATTACTCTCAAGGTGAATCAGGCCCTGTTGCTGGTGCAACCATAACGCATAAATCAAGTGGTAGCTATAACAGTAACGCAAATTACACACAAGGCACATACGGCACTAATTCAACTACACAAATTCAAGAAAACAAAGAAGGTACACAAATTTCAAGCCAGTATGAAAAAGAGTCAAATTATCAAGCTTCCCGAACAAGAATTGCGGTTGAAGCAAAGCAAACTAACATGGATTTAAAAAAAGTTACACCTGACATTGAAAATCTTATTTCAAACGAGATTGCAGGTATATTCTAGGTTTAGAGGCTAAATAGCTTCTAAACCTTTTTAATTAGATTGAAAATTAACAGTAAAAATGATAAAAATGGTGCATGTATTATGACTTTTCATTGCTGTCTTACCTTGCTTACCGTTTAATTTTACAAAACGATGTTTTGGTAGTCTTAAAAGACAATTTTGAAGCTAAAAATTTATATGAATCGCTAATTTTTTTTAGAGATTATTTTAGTATCAATGCCGTGATAAGTTTTTTTGAAGGCTATAGTATTGGGGCAGTCTCTTCTATTGCACCTTCCAAAGAAACGATTAAAAATCGCATAAATGCGCTATCTAACCTTAAAAATCAAAACAAAAATCACTTTTTAATAGCAAGCCTCGAAGCACTAATGCAGCCTACAATTAAAGAAGAAAGTTTTATTTTGCATGAGGTTGAAAAAAACAAAAGCATAGATAGAAAGGCTTTTATTGAGCTTTTAGCGAGATTTTACTATGAATTTACAACAAATGTTGAAGAGCTAGGTCAATATTCTATGCGTGGCAGCATTGTAGATTGTTTTGTGCCTATCTATGATAAGCCTCTAAGACTTGATTTTTTTGGTGATACGATTGACGATATAAGAACATTTTACCCACTAAATCAAACTACACACGAAAAAATTGATAGGGCTAATATTACATATGCGAAAGAATACTGCTATAATTATAATGAAGATGAGTTTGGTTTTTCGCTAATTGATGAAAGCATAAGGGGTTATGTTTTAGATTATGCAATAGTTAAAAAACTTAAAAAACATTGCTATTTTGATGAGCGATCATTGGAATTTGTTTTAAAAAAAGCCAGCTTAGATAAAAATCTTTACGATTTGCGTATATTAAATGAAGCAGCAACGGATGCTTTATCGTTTATCAATGAGTTTGAAAGTGTTTTTGCTCCAAGTTCACAGCCAGACCAAAAATTAGATTATCTTATAAGATTGTCAAAATCAATGAAGGTTGTCATTGCTTGTGCAAGCGATTACCGTGTGGAAAAGCTAAAAAGCATTCTTGAGTCAAAGGTTTCTGATATTTCACTAAATAGAGATAAAGGTATTTTGTTAAGCAGAGGCTATTTGAAAAGAGGTTTTAAGTTAAAGGATATCGCATTTGTTAGTTTTGAAGAAATTTTTGGCGTACCAGTTCAAAAAGACCAGGAAATACAGCCCAAGGCACAAATGGTACAGTTTCAAAAAGACAAGCTTATTGCTCACAAAAATTATGGTATCGGCATATACAGAGGTATTAAAACCATGCAGGTTGAGGGTGCTTTGATGGATTTTTTTGAAATTGAGTATGCAAACCAAGACAAAGTATATGTGCCTGTGACAAACGCAGACTGTTTATTTGAGTACGAAGGAGCAGCCCAGATTGATTCACTGAACTCAAAATCATGGCATACAAGAAAAGAAAATGCATCTAAAGCCATAAAGAAAATCCTTACAGAACTTGTAAATATTTATGCTAAAAGAAAAATACTTACCCGTACGCCATACAATACAGACTTGCTTGAGATTAAAGAATTTGAAGCGGAATTTGAGTATGAGGAAACCCAAGATCAGCTCCAGGCGATTGAGGATGTAAAAAACGATATGTGCACTTATCGGCCAATAGAGAGGTTGATTTGTGGCGATGTTTCGTTTGGCAAAACAGAAGTAGCAATGAGAGCTGCAGCTATAGCTTGCTTTAATGGAAGGCAAACTGTGGTCATTGCGCCCACTACTATTCTTTCTTTGCAACATTACAATACTTTTTGTGAGCGATTTGCTAATTTTCCTGTAAAAATAGCACTTTTGAATAGTTTTACAAAAAAATCAGAAAAAGAAAAAATAAAAAGTTCTCTTGAAGATGGTCAGATTGATATATTAATTGCGACGCACTCTGTTTATTTTGCAGATATAAATTTTAAAAATTTAAGCCTCGTAATTGTTGATGAAGAACAACACTTTGGTGTAAAAATTAAAGAGTATTTTAAACAAAAATACGAGTCCATCGATATGTTATACCTTTCTGCAACGCCTATTCCTCGTACGCTAAATATGGCAATTAACTCGATTATGGGAATTAGTGTTATAAAGACAGCCCCTCTTTCAAGAAAACACATACAAACATACGTACTTAAACAAACGGATAAAGTCATAAAAGAAGCGATAGAAAGGGAGCTTTTCCGTGATGGTAGTGTGTTCTTTGTTCACAATAGAATTGAAACAATCTATAAAATAAAAGAACACCTTGATCGGTTGTTGCCGGATTGCCAAAAGCATGTTATTCACTCAAAATTGCCAAAAAATGAGATAAAGAAAATTATTACAGATTTTGCAAATGGCAAGTTTCCTATTCTGATATCTACATCTATTATTGAATCGGGTTTGAATTTGAAGCATGTAAACACGATTATTATAACCCAGGCGCAAAATTTTGGCTTAAGCGACTTATATCAGCTAAGAGGTAGGGTAGGGCGCTCTGATATAGAAGCTTTTGCATATTTGCTCTACGATACTCAACTTAGCGAACAAGCCTTAACGCGGCTTGACACGCTAAGGCAATATATGCAAAGAGGTTTGGGTTTTAATATTGCCCTTAAAGACTTAGAAATTAGAGGCGCAGGCAATATTTTGGGAAAAGATCAAAGCGGCAACATAAAAGCTCTTGGGTATGATTTATATGTTGAGTTAACACAGGAAGCATTATCGCAAATATCAAATGAGAAAACCGAGCGCGATGTCGAGATAAAATTTATCGATAATCTATACATACCCGCCTGGTATATAGATGATAATGAAAAAACAGCTGTTTACACGCTTATTTCAAAAGCAAAAAATGAAGAAGAGTTAAGTAGCATAAAAAACTACATTGAAGATAAATATGGCAAACTTCCAAAATTAGTTTCAAAACTCATTGAAATTAGTATAATAAAACTGTATGCTAAAAAATCTTTTGTAAAAAGTTTAATGTTTGGCCCAAAAGGTGTTTCGGTGCAATTTTATATCGATGCAAAAATTGATACAGATAAATTAATAAAACAGGTTAATACATTAAAGGGTAAATTTTTGGGTGAGACAGCAGTTTTTTTAGATATTGACAAAGATAACTTAAATGTGCTAAAAAACTTCTTGATTAATATTGTATAAATTGATATTCTATAAAAAGGAGTACGTATGAAAAAATTTTTAGTATTTATTGTAGCTACTATTTTTTTTGTTAGCATAGCTAAAGCTGAAATAATAGATAAAATTATGGCAACAGTAAATGATAGGCCCATAACAACGTATGATTTAAAGGAACTTGCCCCATTTTATCATGCCAAAGATGAAAAGCAGTTGCTCAATGATGTTATAGATGATTATGTAATTGAAGATATTGCAAAAAAAGAGGGCATTGCGCTTACTGATGAAGATATTAATCAGTTTATTGAAAATGTTGCTAAAAATAACAAGCTTACAAAAGACCAATTAGAAGAAAAAATTAAACAGCAAGGCTTAAGCTATGATTATTATAAGGAATTTGCAAAATTCAACGCATATAAACTAAAAGTTATGCAAAAGGTTTTCGCCCCTACAATTCAAATTGATGAGCAAGAAATTAAAAACTTTTATAACAATCATTCAAATTTGTTTAATCAAAGTACTGTTGTTTTAGACATTATTAAAACGAGCAATAAAGCTGATACTGAGGATGCTATGAAACAGCTTCAGCTTGGAGCTAGTTTTGATAGCGTAAAAGAAAAATATTCAATAGACAAAAGTGAACCTAAAAAAGTTTATGTAGCTGATATAAATAAACAATTGCAAGGTATTATAGAAAAGATGCAGGTAGATCAGATTAGTCCGATTATTGAATCAAGTAACGGTTATTTTATCATTAAAGTATTAGATAAAAAAGATGTCAATTTGCCTTTTGATGAAGTAAAAGATAAAATTAGAAACTTGCTGTTTGAGGAAAAACTGCAAGAGAGATTTGCCAGCTGGCTAAATGGTATTAAAAGCTCTATGGATATAAGCATTTTTAATGAGAATTGATCTTTTTTTAAAACAATCGCGTATTGTTAAAAGACGTACGCTTGCAAAACAGATGTGCGATGATGGTTTTGTTTTTTTAAATGATAAAAAGGCCAAAGCGCAAAGTGATGTAAAAACAAACGATACCATCACAATATACTTTTCTTTAAAGAAAGTTACATACAAAGTGCTTGATGTACCAGAAAGGGTTTTAAGCAAATCCCAATCTAGCTTGCTGTATGAGGTATTAAGTGAGGAATTTTATGAAAAGTAAACCAATTGTTGGCATAAGCATGGGAGATGCAGCAGGTATTTCACCAGAAATTATAATAAAATACTTTCTTTACGGGAAAAAAGCTAACCTCAAGTTAGTTGTTTTTGGCGCAAGCAATGTATTTGAATTTTACAAAAAATTGTTTGATTTAAACTTTAAGATTAAGGTGATAGAAAATTTAAATAATTTAGATGATGATGCACTCAATGTTTTTAATTGTACAAGTTTAAACCCAAAAGACATAGTTGTTGGTCAAATAGATAAAGAATATGGCAAACTATCATTTGAATCAATAAATTATGCCATAGATATGGCACTTGAAAATAAAATTGATGCGTATGTAACAGGACCTATAAACAAAAAGGCTATGAATTTAGCTGGATTCGATTACCCAGGTCATACAGAAATTTTGGCCAAAAAAACTAATACAAAGAATTATGTTATGATGCTTGGATATAGAAAATTTAGAGTATCGCTTGTTACCACGCATGTGAGTTTAAGGGATGTAAGTGATTTAATTACAAAAGAGCGTGTGTTTAATACTATTTTAATTAGCCACAAAGATTTAGTTGAAAAATTTGGCATAAAAAACCCAAAAATATTAGTTAGTTCACTAAACCCTCATAACTCAGAAGATGGCATGTTTGGAGATGAGGAGAAAAAAGAGATTATGCCTGCTGTTGAACAAGCAAAAAAAATGGGCATAGATGTAGTAGGCTCAATTGCCGCAGACACTACATTTTTGCCTCAAAATAGAAAGATATACGATTTGTTTATTAGCATGTACCATGATCATGGATTGAGTGTATTGAAAGCGCTTTATTTTGATAAAAGCGTAAATGTTACTCTGGGTTTGCCTATCATTAGAACATCTCCAGACCATGGCAGTGCATTTGACATTGCTGGCAAGTTTAAAGCAAGCTACCAAAGTATGCAAGAAGCGATACTTCAAGCCTATAATATGATCGAATGCAGGCAAAAAAGTCACTAGGTCAGCATTTTTTGCACGACAAAAGCGTCATTTGGCGCATTGTATCTTTAATTGATGAGCCTTGTTTGGTTTTAGAAATTGGACCTGGCGGGGGGGCGCTGACAGAAGGCTTATTAGAAAAAAGCTTTAGTGTAGATGCGGTTGAGTTTGATAAAGATATGGTTGAGTATTTAAAAGAAAAGTTTAAGGATAGCGGTAGACTAAATATTATCGAGGCTGATGCCACAACATACAGACTTGATAAAAGTTACTGCGTGATGGGTAATTTGCCATACAATGTATCAAAGAAAATTATTGTTAATATGATTAATCAAAAGAATTTTGTTAAAAAGATGATTTTGATGGTTCAAAAGGAAGTAGCAGATACTATAATTGCACAACCGAAAACAAAAGAATATTCAAAGTTTAGTATTTTTGTACAGATTTTTTGTAAAGTTAGAAGAGTTTTTGATGTGCAAGCTAGTGCATTTAAACCACCCCCAAAGGTAATATCCAGCGTTGTTGAGCTTGTGCCTTATGAGGTTAGCTTATTTAATGAGCCGCCAGAAAGTGATTTTTTTGACTTTCTAAAAAAATTCTTTGCCCAACCAAACAAAACTATCAGAAACAATCTAAAGGGATATATTACTGTTCAATACTTAAATGAGAATTTAATCTTGAATACAAGACCTAGGCAGGTGGGTATTCAAGAAATATATAAATTTTATAAATACTTAAAGGAGAGAAAATGGGTATAAATGTTATACCACTTGGAGGATTATCCGAAATTGGCTTAAACTGCACAGTAATTGAGGACAAAACAAATGCTATTTTAATTGACGCTGGATTAATGTTCCCAGAAGAAGACATGCTGGGCGTAGATATGGTAATACCGGATCTTAGCTATGTGTATGATAATGCAAGTAAATTTAAAGCTTTGTTTTTGACTCATGCCCACGAAGACCATTTGGGAGCGATACCTTATTTGCTTGAAAAGATTAAGCTTCCTGTGTATGGCACAAAATTTACATTGGGTATCTTACAAAAAAAACTCGATGAGTTTAAGATAACAGATGCTCAGTTAATAGAAATTGAAACAAAAAAGATTTATAAAGTGGGTAATTTTAAAATTGAACCTATCTTAATGACACACTCGATAATTGGTGGTGTGGGTTTTGCAATTGAAACTTCAGCAGGTATAATTCTGCATACTGGCGATTTTAAGATTGATCAGACGCCTGTAGATGGAAAACCTATAGATTTAGCCCGTCTTGCATATTATGGTGAAAAAGGGGTCAAATTGCTTTTAAGCGATAGCACAAATGCCTTAAATGAAGGTTTTACAAAGTCTGAGAAAAAAGTTGGAGAGGCATTTTATAATTTATTCAAAGAAGTAAAAGGTAGGATTATAGTTGTAACATTTGCTTCTAATATTCACAGAGTCCAGCAAATTATAGATGTGGCTTCTTTGACGAATAAAAAAGTCTGTATAATGGGGAAAAGCATGGTGAGAAACACAAATATATCAAAAGAATTGGGTTTTTTGAATGATCCCAAAGCTTGCATAATTGAAGAGTCTCAATTGGCTGATTATCCCGACGATAAATTAATTATTGTTACAACAGGCTCTCAAGGTGAACCTATGAGTGGTCTATCAAGAATCGCATCCAAAGAGCACCAGAAAATTAGAGTCAAACCTACAGATACATTTATCATATCAGCAAAGCCAATTCCTGGTAACGAAAAAGCCGTTTATAGGATAATAAACACACTATTAAAAGAAGGAGCAAAAATTTACCATGATAAGAACTCAGAAGTACATGTGTCAGGCCATGCTTCAAAAGATGAATTAAAAATCATTCTTGGAATCACAAAACCAAAATATTTTATACCCATTCATGGCGAATATATGATGCGTGTAGCTCACAGGGACATAGCAATTGATGTAGGTATAAATAAAGACAATATATTT contains the following coding sequences:
- a CDS encoding peptidyl-prolyl cis-trans isomerase, producing the protein MKKFLVFIVATIFFVSIAKAEIIDKIMATVNDRPITTYDLKELAPFYHAKDEKQLLNDVIDDYVIEDIAKKEGIALTDEDINQFIENVAKNNKLTKDQLEEKIKQQGLSYDYYKEFAKFNAYKLKVMQKVFAPTIQIDEQEIKNFYNNHSNLFNQSTVVLDIIKTSNKADTEDAMKQLQLGASFDSVKEKYSIDKSEPKKVYVADINKQLQGIIEKMQVDQISPIIESSNGYFIIKVLDKKDVNLPFDEVKDKIRNLLFEEKLQERFASWLNGIKSSMDISIFNEN
- a CDS encoding ribonuclease J, whose protein sequence is MGINVIPLGGLSEIGLNCTVIEDKTNAILIDAGLMFPEEDMLGVDMVIPDLSYVYDNASKFKALFLTHAHEDHLGAIPYLLEKIKLPVYGTKFTLGILQKKLDEFKITDAQLIEIETKKIYKVGNFKIEPILMTHSIIGGVGFAIETSAGIILHTGDFKIDQTPVDGKPIDLARLAYYGEKGVKLLLSDSTNALNEGFTKSEKKVGEAFYNLFKEVKGRIIVVTFASNIHRVQQIIDVASLTNKKVCIMGKSMVRNTNISKELGFLNDPKACIIEESQLADYPDDKLIIVTTGSQGEPMSGLSRIASKEHQKIRVKPTDTFIISAKPIPGNEKAVYRIINTLLKEGAKIYHDKNSEVHVSGHASKDELKIILGITKPKYFIPIHGEYMMRVAHRDIAIDVGINKDNIFMLDNGDVFELNDNVKSTKKVSAGRVFVDGKGVGDVEDVVIRDRMQLSTDGFVIVILAFDSSSGELISGPDIITKGLTYEERSKKLISEATSMVKNLVSQCDLNVNMDSLELKKKIRKALNKFLYKKLMRNPMVLPIVMEV
- the pdxA gene encoding 4-hydroxythreonine-4-phosphate dehydrogenase PdxA; translated protein: MKSKPIVGISMGDAAGISPEIIIKYFLYGKKANLKLVVFGASNVFEFYKKLFDLNFKIKVIENLNNLDDDALNVFNCTSLNPKDIVVGQIDKEYGKLSFESINYAIDMALENKIDAYVTGPINKKAMNLAGFDYPGHTEILAKKTNTKNYVMMLGYRKFRVSLVTTHVSLRDVSDLITKERVFNTILISHKDLVEKFGIKNPKILVSSLNPHNSEDGMFGDEEKKEIMPAVEQAKKMGIDVVGSIAADTTFLPQNRKIYDLFISMYHDHGLSVLKALYFDKSVNVTLGLPIIRTSPDHGSAFDIAGKFKASYQSMQEAILQAYNMIECRQKSH
- the rsmA gene encoding 16S rRNA (adenine(1518)-N(6)/adenine(1519)-N(6))-dimethyltransferase RsmA: MQAKKSLGQHFLHDKSVIWRIVSLIDEPCLVLEIGPGGGALTEGLLEKSFSVDAVEFDKDMVEYLKEKFKDSGRLNIIEADATTYRLDKSYCVMGNLPYNVSKKIIVNMINQKNFVKKMILMVQKEVADTIIAQPKTKEYSKFSIFVQIFCKVRRVFDVQASAFKPPPKVISSVVELVPYEVSLFNEPPESDFFDFLKKFFAQPNKTIRNNLKGYITVQYLNENLILNTRPRQVGIQEIYKFYKYLKERKWV
- a CDS encoding RNA-binding S4 domain-containing protein, whose translation is MRIDLFLKQSRIVKRRTLAKQMCDDGFVFLNDKKAKAQSDVKTNDTITIYFSLKKVTYKVLDVPERVLSKSQSSLLYEVLSEEFYEK